In Zingiber officinale cultivar Zhangliang chromosome 9B, Zo_v1.1, whole genome shotgun sequence, the genomic window TCCATGAGAACGTTATCTTTGGAGTTTAGACGCCAATATTTGTCACAAAAAATTGGTAGTTTATCAGTACACATTCTAGTTGACCCAACAAACCAATTAGACATTATAGTGTCGATGCGGAAATTAAAATTATgctgataaaaaataaataaaagggaaTAGCACAACCAGCTAAATGTAAGTATTCCAAGAAACTTTAAGATCATTTGTACTGTATCATAACAAATAACTTGTGTAAGTCAAGGTTAACAAGAGAACGACTAAAATCTGGTAATTCAATATGCTAGAACACCCAAAGTCGTAGAAATGGATACAGCAAATAAGAGAAGTTCGAAAGAGGTGGAACGAACACAAAGAACTGATTACAGGTCTATTACGCGGGAAAGCTTCTGGATACGATTCAAAAGGAAGTCCCCTTGCTTGATAGTTGCCTGGTAGAGTGCATTTTTAGCATCAGGTCTGTTGGTTTCCAGAACACCAGCAACCTTGTCGATCTTGCAATGCAGTTTCCCAGCGGCTATGAAACGAGATAATTCCCTAAATAAATGGGAACAAACAAAACGCATCATGCTCAGTGGAACTTAAACTGGTGTTTTCATAGCGAACCATCAGCAAAAGGCATCATAATTAATAAATATCTTCATGAACTTTCATTGAATAATATTGTCGAGGTATACACAGGTTCCTTCTCGATTTAAACAAAAAGTATTATTCAGTAGGGAACATTTCAATTTGCTCTTGAAAGGTTATCCAATATCGACAGGAGGTTTGCAATCACTGATCACATCCCTTATTCATAGTCTTCATCAGATGTAGATAAAATGTTGAATGCACGAACAACAAAGTACATGTAGTGGCACATATTTGACTGATAATATTTGTTGCAAACAAGGGCCTAAATGTAAATACCATTAATACAACCTACTTGTAATGTGCATATTGATTAATAATATAAACAGAAAGAGAGAGGACTACCTAAAGTAATTAATCTAATTTTCCCCTTGACGGTGGTAGTAAACCCTAGGTATCTCATTGAATCTCTCCCCTTTTCTAATTGCACCGATCTACTTCCTTGCTGGAGATGAGCCCCCTTCGCCCACGCCAAGTCCGACCACTCTCCATCACAGAGCCCTTATACTAAATGCCAAAACAAACATACCACTGCGACTCTGAGCTCTTACCTCTATCTTCCTCATCTAACCTCAGCAGACACATCACCACTGCCTGAATATGACTTACGCCAGGAACATCTAACTGTACGCATCTTTGCCCAGGAATCAATGCCATCATCTCAAGATGTAAGACACACTTCAGAAGCACTGCCCAATGATCATGAGACCTCTATATGGATGTCCCTGGGTAGCAAGACAACTCTGCTTCTGCAGATTGGGCTGCAGTGTTATTCTCTTCTATTGAGGCAACACCCAGTTTGCATCCTGCCAATGATGACCAAATTGCGACCGCTTTTCATTAGCAAACCAACCAAGAGAGCAGATCATGCTGGACCCTCAAACCTTGTTCCTCAATGTGCAGATTCTACTGAAGAAAATGTAAGGAGAAACTTGACCCTCTGCTTGCAAAGGCTCTTCATTGTGCAAGACAAGACCATTGGCATTACCGTATCCATCATCCTGTGCGCTCACCCATCCCTTTGAAGACGTAGGGTTCTGGAACTAGGGCAGCCTGGTGAACTATAGAATCCCTTACAAGCTAGAGTAGTAAGTCAAATCATCCTAGTCGAAGAGGCGACCAGATAGGAGAAAGGCTTTGTTAACTGCACATCCCTACGCAAGGAGCAGACAGCAACAGGTTTCTGCAAGAATAACTTGTtccaaaaaacttttaaaaaaaaggttGTTTGGTAAATCCTCCAAAActatactcaatttaaaaattctaattcaTCAACTACCCTCTTGATGCCTCAGATGATTATGGTTTTTTTTTAGCCCTTTTGGCTAAATGATTACTGCAGAGAAGTCAAATTGGAAGAACTGCACTTCATAGGTTGCAGCAGTTAGTTTGGTTTATGGATCAAGATAAACTAGAACACCTCGCTACTCAAGCAACTGAGATTTTTTGGGTCAAACAGAGCTGCATACTACTATGAAAATCCATTGATCCTAACCTGTGAACCATCTCCCACGGACTCTCTTGCTTTGAGACTTAGAAATAAGCTATGGACTTATTTATGAGTGCCAACTCTGTATTCTATAATGAGATTTTGGTCCTACAGTGGACCGATCTGCTCTAGAAGTTTAATCATTGTCTAGAGGGTCATTTAGCAATAGAGGACACAACATCCAACTCTAATTTCTTCCTCCTGGATCTTGTCCCCCTCATTTTTACAAAGGCACTAGAAAGAGGCCAACTTCGCATTTACCTTATAGTTATTTATCATATGCTTCATTATCGCTTTAGCGGCCAATTGCATTTCAGTTAATGTTGAGCAATTATCAATGAGATAGAGCTGTCCCCCACACTGGTATTCAGAAACTTATTCCTTCAAGAGAAGCTCACAATGGGTTGTAAGTGAGGTTTTAAATGTACTTCTAATGGTATTTTGGCCCTTCAAATCCCAATTAGTGCTGAGCTATCAATGAGCCACTGTAACGGTACTTTCGAGTTTTCTTTTACTCTCTAGGGAAGTTTACAATGAGTTTCAAATGCTCTTGATGTATTGTAGATCAACAGTTAAATGCTTCTCTGATGGTTAGGGATATAATCAGACTTATGATGCAGATTATCTTGACACATTTTCTCCAATAGCCAAGAAATCTTCAGGTCGCATCTTTCTAACCTCAGCAATTGTTGTTCCTTCATTAGCTTAACATAAGATCCTATTCCTTCGTGGTGATAAGCTTAACATAAGATCCTATTCCTTCGTGGTGATGATGCTAATATGGAGCAATCTCTAAATTTTTTCATCAGGGGCAATCTACGAGTGCTCAATTCAAAAAATTGAACTCTTTTTTGATATGGCTTGATCAGAATCACAAGAAACCACTAAGTATTTACCTCGTTTCTCAAAGACATCCTTCTTATTGTCTTCAATATTATCATGATTGGTAATGATTCCATTTAGATCACATAACAGAGAAGCCCCTCTATCAGTATTCTTAGACTAAAGAGTTGGGTGGCCTCAAGTGCTTCCATAGTATAGAGGTTGCTTGTTCAAACAAAGAAATTTCTCTCTTAACAGAAGAATGCATTTCATACTGAAGAAGTTGGTATACTGTGGACCAAACTAACAGGCACTCTTATGCATCCTAATGTCATATTTATGCCAAGTCAAAAGGACTCACTAATTGATCTTCAAAGGCCTGATAGAGCACTAAACTACTTTACAGTTATagtgtaaaaaaaaaacttactctCTCATTCCAGTCCGTAGGATAGGatcagtaaaaccctaaaaattcCTTTCATGATCATTAGGAAGAACTTTAAAAATTCTATGGCACCTCAAAAATGCTCTAAAAAGAGTCATCTGTTTCAGAATCAAGATCATCTTTAGATTGAAGGGCATAGAAATGCAAGTGGAGCATGATAGGCAATCCATATCAAGCTACTGCTTTCTTTTATAAGGAAACTGAATTTCCAGGAAATACAATACGCAGACTCATGTCAATAAGCAGACTCATGTAGCCAGATCAATTGCAAGGCAGATATAGTCATGGAGCTAAATAGCATAGGAGCTTATCTGGATTAACAATTGATTGGCTGAGTTAGGACACATTCCTGTAAAGCTGACAACTATGCCAATGAGGCTTTCGTGCACATAGCTTCCAATCCATAATATCATAAGAGAATAAAACACATAAAGAGCAATTATCCCTTTATCAAAGAGAAAGTGAAATTGGATGAGATCATCACAACATTTGTCAACTCGCTAGCACACTTGCTACCAAATCATAAGTATACATGTAACAAGCTAAGGTTTCATAATATATTTGAACCAACACGAGGGAGTCTTATGAAACTAGGGCCTAAATTTAAATACCATTAATATTGGCTAATGTTGACTTTGATTAATATTACCAAATAGATAGAGGGTTATCTTTGGTAATTAAGCTAAATTTCTACCAACAATATTATGTCAAGAACCTCATAAAAATGTGATTGCGGCACTAAGTGGTAATCCATTGTGtaagttgaaaaaaaattctaatgtgGCAAAATACCAAATGAGACTATGAAGAACAAACAGAAACTACGTAAACATCATAATAAAATagtataaagtttttaaaatgcaaGTTTTGGAGTCATGATCACCGAAGAATAGCACAAACACTTACAGATCAATGAAATCAACAGATACTCCAAAAGCTGTTGCCATTGCCTCCATTGTCACGCTTTTGTAAGATTCAAGGAACTGAGAATAAACTACTGTGCGAACTTCCCTCATGTAATACCGAAAATGAGGCTGTAAATACCGGTCAAACTTTATCTGCTCAGTTAGTCCAGCTGAGAAGCAAATGATCACAATCAAATAAGTATGGTTGAAGGGGGGAAAAGCTAGAAACATACTAAAAAATGGAAAGCATTGTCGATGTAGCCCACTAAAATTGAAGAAAATTTGATGAGTTATGGACTTAAAAAATACTACAACATAGTTGtattataaaatttcaaaaataaacttTGTGAGTCTGATTTACTGATTCAATTGAAATTGCTTACAATGCTTGAAGGTACGGCCTTTACAAAAAACtgtatatattaaattttaagttcAACGATCAATAGGTCCAGAATCACAGTATGAAAAGAATGGCTGTGGCAGTGAACACTGAATAATATGAAGCCACGTGTGTAGATGAAAAATATGAGAAAATATATCTACCTAGTAACTCAAGCAACAAGATGAATGACTGTCAAAAATTAACAACAATTCCAAGAGATGAACTTGGTGAGCACAGTCCAAATGTGGCTAGACGCTAATCGAACTAAACCATGAGCATGCGCAAAATATACAAGCAAGACATCAAATTGAGTTATCTTTGGCGTACTGTTTAGAAGACAGCAATTTATCCACTTACAGAATGCAGAAAAAAATGACTTGTACTGGCAGCCATAAAGGGAGTTGAGGAATTCAGATAGATGAGGAATTTTGCCAATAACTGTTAGAATTTCAGGTGCATCAACAACCTGCAGATTATTCattggaattttagctaaatacaaGAAGCAAACGAGTAAAGCATCTTGACAGTGCAAATACCTTTTGTTTAAGAGATACTCTGTCCAATGATATAATGCTTGTGAGAACAGTGTAGAAAATGAATGTATCATAAGAGAATAGCTCATAAGTTGTGAAGGTTGATATTGAATCCAAAAATAAATTGGCTGCTTTCTTAAAGTTACGGGTAGACATGCAATATAAACCTTCGTATACTTTTAATCGGTTCTTCCTCTCCCAGTCACCTCCTTCTTCAAATAGTCTGTCCAAATTATGTCCAGTATAATTAGCTAAAGCTTCTCCAGATCAAACTAGAACTAGAAAATTGATAACTTACTTCTTAGCCCTGTCAATTGACCTAGAAATGAGATCAAAATCCATGTAGAAGAAACCAAGTTGCAAGGTATAGAAGACAAGATCCATCTTTTGTCCAATAGCAACTGTTTTTCCTTCAGTTACTTTAAGCTGTTCTAATGCCTTCTCCTGTAGTTAAAAGTTTAACAATTTTTTAATACTATAAATGTAACATTCAATAACAAATTCACATTCAAAAATCATAACCATGTGTACCTTGTCTCCAATCTGAATGTAgaacaaagacttagctaaatgaGCTTCACGTACTTCACTTTCTCCTAGATTCTCTTCAGCATCAGCAATCCTTTCTCATAATAAAAGCACAATGTTATTGGCATGCCATATCATACCCAATGGATTAGAAACAAGAATTTACTCCTACTTTAAGAATATTACATATGTGACAAGGGCAAGAGTGCAGGTGACAAAtttctacttttaaaaattattgtataaTAGTAGGCcaactaaaaatatatatattaagaaaAACATTCAATGCCGGTCCCAAGTTCAAATGAAAATGTTGAGTTTTGCCTATACAATCTGTCAAATTTGTCTAAGCCTAGCTATGAACCTATTGTCAGGCTAGGTTGTCACCTAAAACTAAAGCGAAGGGCCTTCGATACCTAGGTACCTCCATATTCAAAGTATGGGCAATGTGATGCAAAATAACTAAGTGTTCTGGCATTATTAtgataaataatgtctccatgatTATACGAAAAGGTTAGCAACTTGCAATTAGGGACGTCAACAACAACAAAACCTTATCTTACTAGATATGATTGGCTATATGTATCCTTCTATGCCATTAGGCTCTATCCCCTATTATataatcatttatatttaaataaattttatcttcttttattgttgctaaccaagtttttttttatcttcctcttcctcgtttgatatgcacatTTGTCATTATTTACATCGCCTAACTGAAGCATATATTGGTCGTTAGGTGCAacccaactttctctctaattttTCATTGTGTTATCCTATCCATCCTTGTATAtccacacatccatcttaacatccttatctctgcaactctcatcttttactcatgtgctcaagtcataacccaacattcagcCCAACATTTTACAATAtaggaaattttttgaaaaaaaaaatgactaGAATTACTATATGTCATGACTAGGAAAAAACATAGTGTAACTTTCTTATAGAAAACAAAATACGATGGAGAAATAACTAGAAAAAAAATCAGTAACATAGGTTTTAACATAAGCTAGAAAGGCTATACATAAAAAATGGAGTAGGCATTATGCAAGGTTTCTAAAAGTATGTGCAAGTATGCAATCAACCATTACATAGCACATATGTGATAGGTGGGGcaagaataaaaaatattatgaatTTTTTCATGTAGAAAAAACTTGCAACAAAGTCCATAGACAACAATTTGGTAGGTTTTAGAGAAGAAAAGAATATCTTACAATTGTATTGATATGACAAAGACATGTATAATAATGTTATTGCTAGTGTTAGAAGAATCGGGAGTGCGACAAATATTTTTTCTCTGTAGTTGTAGGTTAATCAAAGGCCAACTCAAAGTATAAATCTCTTCACATTAGTACTAAATATGCTAACCAATCTAAACCTCCTTAGTGTATATTAGTCGCAAGCAATATCATGTTGATTGATCCAAATGTAATTACATCGAATTGGAAATTGCAATTgtgaaaaataacttttaaaacataaggttttaagataagtataataaaaAATGGAACATCTGAACTCCGATTTCAAAAGCAAGAGAAAATTGATGAAATGGTCAAGATGGATGGATATGAAACCCTTGAAAGAATTTATGTATCTCAGATTTAGTTTTCAACAAAAAGAGGGCATTGAGTATGACATAATTAACATGATAAAAATTGAGTGGTGAAAATAGAAAGAAGCTTCCTGAATCTTATGTGATTGTTGTCTCCCTTAGGCTAAAAAGAAAAGTATATATACAGTATGATTTACTATAATTTTGAATCAGTGTGTTaggttgtttttaaaaaaaataatgaataaaTTAATGCAATAAATAAATAACTCTTAGAAAGATGTGTGGGGTTATTAGAAAGTATAAAATAAAGATTCTAATATTTGGGAGTTATCAAGTGTAGTTTCAATGGGTaataaaatgagagaaaatacaTTGAGATTATATGAAGATATTTCAAGATATCCAGTATATGTTATAactagataagttgaatttattaAAGTGGAAGGTTGAGGGGCAAAGTGAGACCAGAAAATACTAGACAATTtaataaaattgattttattaatttgaaTATTAGTAATGACATGACTTTGCATAGGACTCGAAGAAGGGATAAAATTCATGTAGTGAATCTCAAATAATTGAAACAATCATAGCTGATGATGATGATCGTATTGATGATGATGAATGGGGCTGACTAAGAAGAGGAATTGAACTTTCAGTGACCAAATTCTTCTAcaagaatattttataatttatgtgACCACTAACAGGGGAGTTGAGTTGTGAGTATCCAAATTCTACCTCGACTATATTAATTCATGACAACTAACAGGGGTAAATGAACACAGTAATATCTAGACAGGAAGGGCTGAAGTTAAATGAAGATTCAAATAACATCTTTACACGGAATAGTTATCCAAAGCACATATTACATGGTGTTCAATTATTGGATAGTTACTGTAATAGACAGAAGGTCAAACATACACCAAAACTAGATCAGATTAATGACATTTGATATTTAAGTTGCTGCAGCGTATATTTTTCAATTGTTCTTAGCTTTCTTTTTCAAGCAACAAAACGCAAGCAGAGAATAATCTCTCAAATATCT contains:
- the LOC122023748 gene encoding 26S proteasome non-ATPase regulatory subunit 6; translation: MEGQEGTQQEHLALAHKLFLLSHPDTEDIEKVRLRGEVLDAVRANDMASLYESLASASVLEIDASVLDSMKKKIEEELKKLDEKIADAEENLGESEVREAHLAKSLFYIQIGDKEKALEQLKVTEGKTVAIGQKMDLVFYTLQLGFFYMDFDLISRSIDRAKKLFEEGGDWERKNRLKVYEGLYCMSTRNFKKAANLFLDSISTFTTYELFSYDTFIFYTVLTSIISLDRVSLKQKVVDAPEILTVIGKIPHLSEFLNSLYGCQYKSFFSAFSGLTEQIKFDRYLQPHFRYYMREVRTVVYSQFLESYKSVTMEAMATAFGVSVDFIDLELSRFIAAGKLHCKIDKVAGVLETNRPDAKNALYQATIKQGDFLLNRIQKLSRVIDL